In Fibrobacter sp. UWR3, one DNA window encodes the following:
- a CDS encoding family 2A encapsulin nanocompartment shell protein, translated as MANEATEKKTGINALGAKAAYNLANVTKTKPQFGALTPKWLTKFLEFKGLETGLFRVNKVVEGETPLDVLCSQTKKTDIIPEGYVEYETEPREYKLNSISTIINVNTAIEDVYSSPYDQVQEQLGLAIESLRERQESQLINNDDYGLLKNVADSQRIQPLRADGRPTPDDLDELISKVWKEPSFFLAHPRAIAAFERECTRRGVPPVVVDIAGGKFLTWRGIPLVPTDKLLVDGVKNPKSQGGKTNILLVRTGEAKRGVIGLFQAGLKNEHSRGLSVRFRGIDNKGVASYLLSLYCSAAILADDAIAVLEDVEVGEYYDYE; from the coding sequence ATGGCAAATGAAGCTACAGAAAAGAAAACCGGCATCAATGCGCTTGGCGCAAAGGCTGCCTACAACCTGGCGAACGTCACCAAGACCAAGCCGCAATTTGGTGCGCTGACTCCCAAGTGGCTCACCAAGTTCCTTGAATTCAAGGGTCTCGAAACGGGCCTGTTCCGTGTGAACAAGGTCGTGGAAGGCGAAACCCCGCTCGATGTTCTTTGCAGCCAGACCAAGAAAACCGACATTATTCCGGAAGGCTATGTCGAATACGAAACCGAACCGCGCGAATACAAGCTCAATTCCATCTCTACGATTATCAACGTGAACACGGCCATCGAAGATGTTTACAGCTCTCCGTACGACCAAGTTCAGGAACAGCTCGGCCTTGCCATCGAATCGCTTCGCGAACGTCAGGAAAGTCAGCTCATCAACAACGACGATTACGGTCTGCTGAAGAACGTGGCTGATTCCCAGCGTATCCAGCCGCTCCGCGCCGACGGCCGCCCCACACCGGACGATCTCGACGAACTCATTTCGAAGGTCTGGAAGGAACCGTCCTTCTTCCTCGCTCACCCGCGTGCCATTGCCGCATTCGAACGCGAATGCACCCGCCGTGGCGTGCCGCCTGTTGTTGTCGATATCGCCGGTGGCAAGTTCCTCACCTGGCGCGGAATTCCTCTGGTCCCGACCGATAAGCTCCTCGTGGACGGCGTGAAGAACCCGAAGTCCCAGGGCGGCAAGACCAATATCTTGCTCGTGCGTACTGGCGAAGCCAAGCGTGGCGTGATTGGCCTCTTCCAGGCCGGTCTCAAGAACGAACACTCTCGTGGCCTTTCCGTGCGCTTCCGCGGCATCGACAACAAGGGCGTTGCTTCTTACCTGCTTTCCCTGTACTGCTCTGCGGCTATCCTTGCCGACGACGCCATTGCAGTCCTTGAAGACGTAGAGGTTGGCGAATACTATGATTACGAATAA
- the moeB gene encoding molybdopterin-synthase adenylyltransferase MoeB — protein sequence MKIYISATLRNFFGRNARIEIPASTVRKALAILLDMYPDAKNVLYDDGGKLRNFIQIYVNGKNLTVETLWETPLPEETEILLLPAIAGGSPVEEAESAAVESLISDERRKEVSFDDNEVERFGKHLMLKEIGVKGQKRIKAAKVVVAGAGALGSPVIQYLAAAGVGTIKVIDFNEVSLENLQSQVLHGSRDIKRPKVASAKDKVKNINRNIEFIAEKVQLDSSNILEQIDGYDLVVDCSDNYKARYLINDACALHGIPVVFGAIYQFEGQVGIFNLDGGPCYRCQFPSPPPAGLIPSCSEGGAISPLPGIVGSIQANEALKLILGIGEHLNGKLLHVDSLYLTSRILKVERNRNCPICGSNPTITDVEEIDYDELCGLKTENEIPVEGFTPEELAKKIDNGDPMTIVDVREPHERAILRFPNAIVIPIGQLARRQKELDPNKDTVFICKQGKRSILAINTLREAGYTGPLYNLKGGVDAMKDIMFSHEGAWL from the coding sequence GTGAAAATATACATCTCGGCTACCCTTAGAAATTTTTTTGGTAGAAATGCGCGGATAGAGATTCCCGCGAGTACGGTCAGGAAGGCTCTCGCCATCCTTTTGGACATGTATCCGGATGCCAAGAACGTCCTTTACGATGATGGTGGCAAGCTCCGGAACTTTATTCAGATTTATGTCAACGGCAAGAACCTGACGGTGGAAACCCTCTGGGAAACGCCGCTTCCCGAAGAAACGGAAATCCTGTTGTTGCCTGCGATTGCGGGCGGATCGCCTGTTGAAGAAGCGGAGAGCGCTGCGGTCGAAAGTCTCATTTCGGACGAGAGGCGCAAGGAAGTTTCCTTCGATGACAACGAGGTGGAACGCTTCGGCAAGCACCTAATGCTTAAGGAAATCGGCGTGAAGGGCCAGAAACGCATCAAGGCGGCCAAGGTCGTTGTCGCGGGTGCGGGCGCACTCGGGTCGCCTGTAATCCAGTACCTAGCCGCGGCGGGTGTCGGGACCATCAAGGTCATCGATTTCAACGAGGTCTCGCTCGAAAACCTGCAGAGCCAGGTACTTCACGGTTCCCGCGATATCAAGCGCCCGAAAGTCGCCTCCGCCAAGGACAAGGTAAAAAACATCAACAGGAATATCGAATTTATCGCCGAAAAGGTGCAGCTAGATTCTTCGAATATTCTGGAACAGATTGACGGTTACGATTTGGTGGTCGACTGCTCTGACAACTACAAGGCGCGCTACCTCATTAACGATGCGTGTGCGCTGCACGGCATTCCCGTCGTGTTCGGCGCGATTTACCAGTTCGAAGGCCAGGTGGGCATTTTCAATCTGGATGGCGGCCCGTGCTACCGTTGCCAATTCCCGTCGCCTCCGCCGGCAGGGCTCATTCCTTCCTGTTCCGAAGGTGGCGCGATTAGCCCGCTTCCGGGTATTGTGGGGAGCATCCAGGCCAACGAAGCGCTCAAGCTGATTCTCGGTATCGGCGAGCACCTGAACGGAAAACTTTTGCATGTCGATAGCCTGTACCTGACTTCGCGAATCTTGAAGGTGGAGCGCAACAGGAACTGCCCTATTTGCGGGAGCAACCCGACGATTACCGATGTCGAGGAAATCGATTACGATGAACTTTGTGGGCTCAAGACCGAAAACGAAATTCCGGTGGAGGGCTTTACTCCCGAAGAACTCGCGAAGAAGATTGACAATGGCGACCCGATGACTATCGTGGATGTGCGTGAGCCGCATGAACGCGCGATTTTGCGCTTCCCGAACGCCATCGTGATTCCCATCGGGCAGCTGGCCCGCAGGCAAAAAGAACTGGACCCGAACAAGGATACGGTTTTCATCTGCAAGCAGGGCAAACGCAGCATTCTCGCCATCAACACCTTGCGCGAAGCGGGCTACACGGGGCCGCTTTACAACCTGAAGGGCGGCGTCGATGCCATGAAGGATATCATGTTCTCGCACGAAGGCGCATGGCTGTAA
- a CDS encoding M67 family metallopeptidase, which produces MISISKDNYEKILAHAEKNLPEEACGLIAGRIEGSDKHIEKVYLLTNIDHSNEHFSLDPKEQLAAIKDMRANGLSPLGNWHSHPESPSRPSEEDKRLAYDSRASYLILSLMDREHPVLNSFHIEGDTATNEGLVIA; this is translated from the coding sequence ATGATTTCCATTTCAAAAGACAACTACGAAAAAATCCTCGCGCATGCCGAAAAGAACCTGCCCGAAGAGGCCTGCGGGCTGATTGCGGGGCGCATCGAAGGTAGCGACAAGCATATCGAGAAGGTCTACCTGCTCACGAATATCGACCATTCGAACGAGCATTTTTCGCTGGACCCCAAGGAACAGCTTGCCGCCATCAAGGACATGCGTGCAAACGGCCTCTCGCCGCTGGGCAACTGGCATTCTCATCCGGAATCCCCTTCGCGCCCGTCGGAAGAAGACAAGCGCCTTGCCTACGATAGCAGGGCGAGCTACTTGATTCTTTCGCTCATGGACCGCGAACATCCGGTGCTCAATTCCTTCCACATTGAGGGCGATACCGCCACGAACGAAGGGCTTGTAATCGCCTAA
- a CDS encoding molybdopterin-synthase adenylyltransferase MoeB, whose protein sequence is MAFTNEQLERYSRHIILKEVGAKGQKKLLNAKVLVIGAGGLGAPVAMYLAAAGVGTIGIADADVVDLSNLQRQIIHATADVGKPKVQSAKETMEAMNPDVKVVTYHTFVTSDNILDLIKDYDFIIDGTDNFPAKFLINDACVMAKKPFSHAGIIRFQGQLMTYVPGQGPCYRCVFKEPPPKDAVPTCKQAGVIGAMGGVIGSLQAMETVKYILGVGNLLTGYLLTYNALTMEFRKVKLPTHTEDCAVCGTHPTITQLIDYEQAVCDLKH, encoded by the coding sequence ATGGCTTTTACTAACGAACAGCTGGAGCGCTATTCGCGCCACATCATCTTGAAAGAGGTGGGCGCGAAGGGCCAGAAGAAGCTCCTGAACGCAAAAGTTCTCGTGATTGGCGCGGGTGGCCTCGGCGCTCCCGTGGCGATGTACCTTGCTGCAGCAGGCGTGGGCACGATAGGCATTGCCGATGCCGACGTGGTTGACCTTTCCAATTTGCAACGCCAGATTATCCATGCGACGGCCGATGTGGGCAAGCCCAAGGTGCAGTCCGCGAAAGAGACGATGGAAGCGATGAACCCCGACGTGAAAGTGGTTACGTACCACACCTTCGTCACCAGCGACAACATCCTCGACCTCATCAAGGACTACGATTTCATCATCGACGGCACCGACAATTTCCCGGCGAAGTTCCTCATCAACGACGCTTGCGTGATGGCGAAGAAACCTTTCTCCCATGCGGGCATCATCCGCTTCCAGGGCCAGCTCATGACGTATGTTCCGGGCCAGGGCCCCTGCTACCGCTGCGTGTTCAAGGAGCCGCCTCCGAAAGATGCCGTGCCGACATGCAAGCAGGCGGGCGTGATTGGCGCTATGGGCGGCGTTATCGGTAGCTTGCAGGCGATGGAAACCGTCAAGTACATTCTCGGCGTGGGCAATTTGCTCACGGGCTACTTGCTCACTTACAATGCGCTCACGATGGAATTCCGCAAGGTGAAACTCCCGACGCATACCGAAGACTGCGCCGTGTGCGGCACGCACCCGACCATCACCCAGCTCATCGACTACGAACAGGCGGTTTGCGATTTGAAGCATTAA
- a CDS encoding cysteine desulfurase, whose protein sequence is MITNNPDTRSLEELAGVPNAAELEQLANEYFPDLTDSAYAATPAAPEVQNASAAQGVSAAQGAAAISQTPAFDWEHPFATYGDQPTSSAPFAYGGNSTDTWLNTVEAPAVPEAEFLSQFGDVPAAPAPATGYSPKVLSKTQAAENARPIDAPTSLGGDSVNKAGNANSGSNSRNESIRIGSKNLAQIRSDFPILSKQINGHPLVWLDNGATTQRPQVVIDRLKYYYENENSNVHRGAHTLAAASTDAYENARNIVRDFIGAPSSQEIVFVRGTTEAINLVANAYVKPTLQPGDEIIVSILEHHANIVPWQLIAEETGAIIKVIPCDSTGQLKLHDYEALFTKRTKFVSVTHVSNVLGTVTPIEELIAIAHRHGVRILIDGAQSIAHIPVNVSALDADFFVFSGHKVFAPTGIGVVYGKKELLEAARPYHGGGNMIADVTFERTIYNGIPNKFEAGTGSIADAVGLGAALQYLSEIGMPCVFRWEHELLQYGLKELKTVKGLHLVGTALNKASALAFKLDGYSDEEVGKRLDAYGVAVRTGHHCAQPILRHFGYESTVRPTLALYNSPDDIDALVRALKTFA, encoded by the coding sequence ATGATTACGAATAATCCAGATACCAGATCGCTGGAAGAGCTCGCCGGAGTTCCCAATGCGGCTGAACTGGAGCAGTTGGCGAATGAGTACTTTCCCGACTTGACGGACAGTGCTTATGCTGCAACTCCCGCAGCACCCGAAGTGCAGAACGCTTCTGCGGCTCAGGGAGTGAGTGCTGCCCAAGGGGCAGCTGCCATCAGCCAGACTCCCGCATTCGACTGGGAACATCCGTTTGCGACCTATGGCGACCAGCCGACTTCTTCGGCTCCGTTTGCCTATGGCGGCAATTCCACCGATACCTGGCTCAATACGGTTGAAGCCCCTGCGGTTCCCGAAGCGGAATTTTTGTCGCAGTTCGGCGATGTCCCGGCAGCGCCCGCGCCTGCAACGGGGTATTCTCCGAAGGTCCTTTCCAAGACTCAGGCGGCAGAAAACGCTCGCCCGATAGACGCTCCGACTTCTCTCGGAGGCGATTCCGTGAACAAGGCCGGCAACGCTAACAGCGGCTCCAATTCCCGCAACGAATCCATCCGCATCGGTTCCAAGAACCTTGCGCAAATCCGTAGCGACTTCCCGATTCTTTCGAAGCAGATAAACGGGCATCCTCTCGTTTGGCTCGATAACGGTGCAACGACGCAGCGCCCGCAAGTGGTGATTGACCGCCTCAAGTACTACTACGAAAACGAGAACTCCAACGTGCACCGTGGCGCCCATACGCTTGCGGCTGCATCGACGGATGCCTACGAAAACGCCCGTAACATCGTGCGTGACTTTATCGGGGCCCCGTCTTCGCAGGAAATCGTATTCGTACGCGGTACCACCGAGGCCATCAACCTGGTGGCCAACGCTTACGTGAAGCCGACGCTCCAGCCGGGTGACGAAATCATTGTCTCCATCCTGGAACACCACGCGAACATCGTGCCGTGGCAGCTCATTGCCGAAGAAACGGGCGCCATCATCAAGGTGATTCCGTGTGATTCTACCGGCCAGCTCAAATTGCACGATTACGAGGCTCTGTTCACGAAGCGCACCAAGTTTGTTTCTGTGACTCACGTTTCGAACGTACTCGGTACGGTCACCCCGATCGAGGAACTCATCGCGATTGCCCACAGGCACGGCGTGAGAATCCTCATTGACGGCGCGCAGTCCATCGCTCACATTCCGGTGAATGTTTCCGCCCTCGACGCAGACTTCTTCGTGTTCTCCGGACACAAGGTGTTTGCTCCGACCGGTATCGGCGTCGTTTACGGCAAGAAGGAATTGCTCGAAGCGGCCCGCCCGTACCATGGCGGTGGCAACATGATTGCTGACGTGACCTTCGAGCGCACCATCTACAACGGAATCCCGAACAAGTTCGAAGCGGGAACCGGAAGCATCGCCGACGCTGTTGGCCTCGGTGCGGCCCTCCAGTACCTCTCCGAAATCGGGATGCCCTGCGTGTTCCGCTGGGAACATGAACTGCTGCAGTATGGCCTCAAGGAACTTAAGACCGTCAAGGGTCTGCACCTTGTAGGTACGGCGCTCAACAAGGCTTCTGCTCTCGCCTTCAAGCTCGACGGATATTCCGACGAAGAAGTGGGCAAGAGGCTCGACGCCTACGGTGTTGCCGTGCGTACAGGTCACCACTGCGCACAGCCGATACTCAGGCATTTCGGTTACGAAAGTACCGTTCGCCCGACGCTTGCGCTGTACAACTCTCCGGACGACATCGACGCTCTTGTGAGGGCGCTGAAGACGTTCGCATAG
- a CDS encoding sulfurtransferase TusA family protein — protein sequence MAEIKIDDTIDITDVVCPTTFVKAKVALEELEEGQILSIRLNDGEPVQNVPRSIKEEGHEILKLDDNQDGTYTLIVKKVGD from the coding sequence ATGGCAGAAATAAAAATCGACGATACCATCGACATTACCGATGTCGTGTGCCCGACTACTTTCGTGAAGGCGAAGGTCGCCCTCGAGGAACTGGAAGAAGGCCAAATCCTTTCTATCCGCCTGAACGACGGCGAACCGGTGCAGAACGTGCCGCGCAGCATCAAGGAAGAGGGTCACGAAATCTTGAAACTTGACGACAACCAGGACGGAACCTACACGCTCATCGTGAAGAAGGTCGGCGACTAA
- a CDS encoding O-acetylhomoserine aminocarboxypropyltransferase/cysteine synthase family protein gives MEFNTALLHQNFGSDRCSGSTLAPIYQVSAFSQDSAEKLEAVFNNKAPGFAYTRIANPTNDSFERRIASLEKGIGAVACSSGMAAVTISLLNILHAGDEVIASAGLFGGTIDLFHDLEAFGITTRFVTEVTAESVREQLNERTKAVFTELIGNPKLNVVDLKAVADAAHEGGVPFIVDSTTATPYLVHPFDFGADIVVHSSSKYINGSGSAISGLIVDSGNFPWDYARYKGLEEYRRFGKFAYIAKLRNGIWRNVGCCVAPQTSFLNSLGLETLGLRMDRLCSNALQLSEFLQGFDDISVNYPALKSSPYYDLVQKQLGGRGGAILTIDAGTKERAFKLINGLKYATIATNIGDIRTLVIHPESTIFTHSSREQKEHAGIFEGTIRVSIGIENIEDLKEDFEQAIKKI, from the coding sequence ATGGAATTTAATACTGCTTTATTGCACCAGAATTTTGGTAGTGACCGATGTAGCGGTTCTACGCTTGCGCCCATTTACCAGGTGAGCGCCTTTTCACAGGATTCCGCCGAAAAACTCGAAGCCGTGTTCAACAACAAGGCTCCGGGTTTTGCGTATACGCGCATCGCGAACCCCACGAACGATTCTTTTGAACGTCGCATCGCATCGCTCGAGAAGGGGATCGGCGCGGTGGCCTGCTCTTCGGGCATGGCCGCGGTGACTATCTCGCTTTTGAACATTTTGCACGCGGGCGACGAGGTGATTGCGAGTGCCGGGCTTTTTGGCGGTACAATCGACCTGTTCCATGACCTGGAAGCGTTCGGCATCACGACGCGGTTCGTTACCGAAGTGACCGCCGAAAGCGTCCGCGAACAGCTGAACGAAAGGACGAAGGCGGTGTTTACCGAACTTATCGGGAACCCGAAACTGAATGTCGTTGACTTGAAGGCCGTAGCGGATGCCGCGCACGAGGGTGGTGTCCCGTTTATCGTCGATAGCACGACGGCTACGCCGTACCTTGTGCATCCCTTCGATTTCGGCGCGGATATCGTGGTGCATTCGTCTTCGAAGTACATTAACGGCAGCGGTTCTGCGATTAGCGGCCTCATTGTCGATAGCGGGAACTTCCCCTGGGATTACGCCCGCTACAAGGGCCTCGAGGAATACAGGCGTTTTGGCAAGTTCGCCTACATTGCGAAATTGCGCAACGGAATCTGGCGCAACGTGGGTTGCTGCGTTGCTCCCCAGACATCTTTCCTAAATTCGCTCGGGCTCGAGACTCTCGGCCTGCGCATGGATCGCCTTTGCAGCAATGCACTGCAACTCTCGGAATTTTTGCAGGGCTTTGATGACATTTCTGTCAACTATCCGGCCCTGAAAAGCAGCCCCTATTACGACCTTGTGCAGAAGCAGCTTGGCGGCAGGGGAGGCGCGATCCTCACGATTGACGCGGGCACGAAGGAAAGGGCGTTCAAGTTGATTAACGGGCTCAAGTACGCCACCATCGCCACCAATATCGGGGATATCCGCACGCTGGTAATACACCCGGAAAGTACCATCTTTACGCATAGTTCCAGGGAACAGAAGGAACATGCGGGAATTTTCGAAGGGACTATCCGCGTGAGCATCGGTATCGAGAATATCGAGGATCTGAAGGAAGATTTCGAACAAGCGATTAAGAAGATTTAA
- a CDS encoding Mov34/MPN/PAD-1 family protein gives MSWRQRIAEEARQSYPHECCGILLGKNAPDGKFEVTEIRALPNRIQGEGRGTHFEADPLFLYQVEREIEGSGLEIVGFYHSHPDYEAVPSREDAKNMVPGLVYVIVSVTREGVTDIRSYRRYKKI, from the coding sequence ATGAGCTGGCGGCAACGTATTGCAGAAGAGGCCCGGCAAAGTTATCCGCACGAATGTTGCGGGATTTTGCTCGGGAAAAACGCCCCGGATGGCAAGTTCGAGGTGACGGAAATACGTGCTTTGCCTAACCGGATTCAGGGAGAGGGGAGAGGGACGCATTTCGAGGCGGACCCTCTCTTTCTTTACCAGGTGGAGCGGGAAATCGAAGGAAGCGGGCTTGAAATCGTCGGTTTTTACCACTCGCACCCCGATTATGAGGCGGTCCCGTCCAGGGAAGATGCCAAAAATATGGTCCCTGGGCTTGTTTACGTGATAGTTTCCGTGACAAGGGAGGGGGTTACCGACATCAGAAGTTATAGGCGTTATAAAAAAATCTGA
- a CDS encoding serine O-acetyltransferase: protein MHELIQESEVEKAVQTIFADYNRGKHIDNIDIYNRPDQAEIQTILQNLIRVVYPGHFRDRSHKIYNPKNSFAVIIEDTFYHLHKQVAIALDYCKLRGTMTSDERKIESYRICKEFFAKIPWIRECLETDLHAAFDGDPAAGCLDEIILAYPGLMATTIFRIAHELYLLHVPVLPRLMTEYAHSKTGIDIHPGASIGKYFFIDHGTGIVIGETAVIGNNVKIYQGVTLGALSTRGGQRLSGKKRHPTIQDNVTIYANASILGGDTVVGENAIIGGSAFITSSVAPNTRVSMKSLEMDYVSTDKQHKTEEITQSEEWYYII, encoded by the coding sequence ATGCACGAACTTATCCAGGAATCAGAAGTCGAAAAAGCTGTCCAGACGATTTTTGCCGATTACAATCGCGGCAAGCATATCGACAACATTGACATCTATAATCGACCCGACCAGGCCGAGATTCAGACGATTTTGCAGAACCTGATCCGTGTGGTTTATCCCGGACATTTCAGGGACCGCTCGCACAAGATTTACAACCCGAAGAATAGCTTCGCGGTCATTATCGAAGATACTTTTTACCACCTCCACAAGCAGGTGGCCATCGCGCTTGATTATTGCAAGCTCCGTGGTACCATGACTTCGGACGAGCGCAAGATTGAAAGCTACCGTATCTGCAAGGAATTTTTCGCGAAGATTCCTTGGATTCGCGAATGTCTTGAAACCGATTTGCATGCCGCTTTTGATGGCGACCCTGCAGCCGGCTGCCTCGACGAAATTATCCTTGCGTATCCGGGCCTTATGGCGACAACCATCTTTCGCATTGCCCATGAACTTTACCTTTTGCATGTTCCGGTTCTCCCGCGGCTCATGACTGAGTATGCGCATTCCAAGACGGGAATTGACATCCATCCGGGTGCATCCATCGGCAAGTACTTCTTTATCGATCACGGTACGGGCATTGTGATTGGCGAAACTGCGGTTATTGGCAATAACGTGAAGATTTACCAGGGCGTGACTCTCGGTGCGCTCTCGACGCGCGGGGGTCAGCGCCTCTCCGGCAAAAAACGTCATCCGACCATTCAAGACAACGTAACTATTTACGCGAACGCATCCATTCTAGGCGGCGATACGGTTGTAGGCGAAAATGCCATTATCGGTGGCAGTGCCTTCATCACGAGTTCTGTCGCGCCCAATACCCGCGTGAGCATGAAGAGCCTTGAAATGGACTACGTTTCTACCGATAAGCAACACAAGACGGAAGAAATTACCCAGAGCGAGGAGTGGTACTACATTATTTAG
- the thiS gene encoding sulfur carrier protein ThiS, whose translation MIITVAGNKKEYKDGLTVAELIEAEKIDNPLYVTVSVNEEFVEGGTFDKAVLKDGDSVEFLYFMGGGC comes from the coding sequence ATGATTATTACTGTTGCAGGAAACAAGAAAGAATACAAGGACGGCCTCACCGTCGCAGAACTGATTGAAGCCGAGAAAATTGACAACCCGCTTTACGTGACGGTTTCGGTGAACGAGGAATTTGTTGAGGGCGGAACGTTTGACAAGGCCGTGCTCAAGGACGGCGACAGCGTCGAGTTCCTCTACTTCATGGGAGGTGGCTGTTAA
- a CDS encoding 4Fe-4S binding protein, whose amino-acid sequence MATDYATLKKGGWMRQKQKNNFSLRVRVVGGNLTATQLAKIAEVADKYGEGYAHLTSRQSVEIPFIKLENVEDVKAALAEGGVEPGVCGPRVRTITACQGEAVCPSGCIDTYALAKELDDRYFARELPHKFKFGVTGCQNNCLKAEENDVGIKGAIKVKWLEDKCIGCGLCAKTCRKGAIKVENKKVIFDESQCNFCGRCYKSCPTDAWEDTHGYIVSFGGLFGNNINKGETIIPFIEDKQKLLDICDAAITFFAENAKPGERFKYTIDRIGRDVFAKKILEASV is encoded by the coding sequence ATGGCAACGGATTATGCAACTCTTAAAAAGGGCGGTTGGATGCGCCAGAAGCAGAAGAACAACTTCTCGCTGCGGGTGCGCGTCGTGGGCGGAAACCTGACCGCCACCCAGCTCGCTAAAATCGCGGAAGTCGCCGACAAGTACGGTGAAGGCTACGCCCATTTGACCTCCAGGCAGAGCGTCGAAATCCCGTTCATCAAACTCGAAAACGTGGAAGACGTGAAGGCTGCTTTGGCCGAAGGTGGTGTGGAACCGGGCGTTTGCGGCCCCCGCGTGCGTACCATCACGGCGTGCCAGGGCGAAGCTGTTTGCCCCAGCGGGTGTATCGACACCTACGCGCTCGCAAAGGAACTCGACGACCGCTATTTTGCCCGCGAACTCCCGCACAAGTTCAAGTTCGGCGTGACCGGTTGCCAGAACAACTGCCTCAAGGCCGAAGAAAACGACGTGGGCATCAAGGGTGCCATCAAGGTCAAGTGGCTCGAGGACAAGTGCATCGGCTGCGGGCTCTGCGCAAAGACTTGCCGCAAGGGCGCCATCAAGGTCGAAAACAAGAAGGTCATCTTCGACGAATCGCAGTGCAACTTCTGCGGTCGATGCTACAAGTCCTGCCCCACGGATGCCTGGGAAGATACCCACGGCTACATTGTGTCCTTCGGCGGTCTTTTCGGCAACAACATCAACAAGGGCGAAACGATTATCCCCTTCATCGAAGACAAGCAAAAGTTGCTCGATATCTGCGATGCGGCCATCACGTTCTTCGCCGAGAACGCGAAGCCTGGTGAACGCTTCAAGTACACCATTGACCGCATCGGTCGCGACGTCTTTGCGAAGAAAATTCTGGAAGCGAGTGTCTAG